From the Osmerus eperlanus chromosome 21, fOsmEpe2.1, whole genome shotgun sequence genome, one window contains:
- the LOC134007476 gene encoding cation channel sperm-associated targeting subunit tau-like isoform X1 — translation MDSAPVTDKSLASSTSGHDISLATRGIAKLWTKSRQTEKEEDDDDDTFADIQSHPTPNCAPAGCLTIHVKHCWDFKSSTLLKKGTQGIVRLSVGLTMKCTMLQLYKDPKAENSPFPLSFNEWKYFSIKIPCDIENSSGASDVQQLDLELIVFEQDARVPKLIGKNYIKLVDILNKTAVPQQVELRHKRQVICKLELDLVMVYGSLGYGYSHQLIHPKKNLEGVVERSIFLRCLPPDHRKDSHFNVITPIPVPYTDFVGALLKRDATGFTKTSISLPGVPPIVMEMLEKRGRILQLHEAMEACQSSEEEVKFLEKLVMRKGPRSETTWRMNKTGKGLSKWKTASPMISNVMSFAHSAKKDMPDDQIPMTAPTLMKSVPVSQASC, via the exons ATGGATAGCGCTCCGGTCACCGATAAATCACTTGCTTCCTCAACATCTGGACATGATATTTCACTCGCAACCCGTGGCATTGCGAAG CTTTGGACAAAGAGCAGACAAACTGAGAAAGAAGAGGATGATGACGACGACACATTTGCTGATATTCAATCACACCCAACTCCCAATTGCGCACCG GCGGGGTGTTTGACAATTCATGTCAAACACTGCTGGGATTTCAAGAGCT CTACTCTTTTAAAGAAAGGCACCCAGGGCATCGTCAGGTTGAGTGTAGGGTTAACAATGAAGTGCACCATGCTGCAACTCTACAAGGACCCTAAGGCTGAAAACTCACCGTTCCCCCTCAGCTTCAATGAGTGGAAGTACTTCTCCATAAAG aTTCCATGTGACATCGAAAACTCCTCGGGGGCCAGTGATGTTCAGCAGCTTGATTTGGAGCTGATTGTCTTTGAGCAAGACGCCCGCGTTCCCAAACTCATAGGCAAGAACTACATTAAGCTAGTGGATATCCTCAAT AAAACAGCAGTGCCTCAGCAGGTGGAACTGAGACATAAACGACAG GTCATCTGTAAGCTTGAGTTGGATTTGGTGATGGTCTATGGAAGCCTGGGTTATGGATACTCCCATCAG TTGATTCACCCAAAGAAGAACTTGGAGGGGGTTGTGGAGCGGTCCATCTTTCTACGCTGTCTTCCTCCAGACCATCGCAAAGATTCCCACTT TAATGTGATCACCCCGATACCAGTGCCATACACTGACTTCGTAGGAGCCTTGTTGAAAAGAGACGCCACTGGTTTTACAAAGACGTCCATCAGCCTGCCTGGAGTCCCTCCCATCGTCATGGAGATGCTGGAGAAAAGGGGCAG GATTCTACAGCTGCATGAAGCTATGGAGGCCTGTCAGTCATCGGAGGAGGAAGTCAAGTTCCTGGAAAAGCTGGTGATGAGGAAAGGACCTCGATCCGAAACCACCTGGAGGATGAACAAGACAGGCAAA GGTCTCTCCAAATGGAAGACAGCATCCCCCATGATCTCTAACGTGATGAGTTTTGCTCACTCTGCCAAAAAGGACATGCCTGACG ATCAAATCCCCATGACAGCTCCAACTCTGATGAAGAGTGTCCCTGTTTCACAGGCAAGCTGCTGA
- the LOC134007476 gene encoding cation channel sperm-associated targeting subunit tau-like isoform X2 codes for MKCTMLQLYKDPKAENSPFPLSFNEWKYFSIKIPCDIENSSGASDVQQLDLELIVFEQDARVPKLIGKNYIKLVDILNKTAVPQQVELRHKRQVICKLELDLVMVYGSLGYGYSHQLIHPKKNLEGVVERSIFLRCLPPDHRKDSHFNVITPIPVPYTDFVGALLKRDATGFTKTSISLPGVPPIVMEMLEKRGRILQLHEAMEACQSSEEEVKFLEKLVMRKGPRSETTWRMNKTGKGLSKWKTASPMISNVMSFAHSAKKDMPDDQIPMTAPTLMKSVPVSQASC; via the exons ATGAAGTGCACCATGCTGCAACTCTACAAGGACCCTAAGGCTGAAAACTCACCGTTCCCCCTCAGCTTCAATGAGTGGAAGTACTTCTCCATAAAG aTTCCATGTGACATCGAAAACTCCTCGGGGGCCAGTGATGTTCAGCAGCTTGATTTGGAGCTGATTGTCTTTGAGCAAGACGCCCGCGTTCCCAAACTCATAGGCAAGAACTACATTAAGCTAGTGGATATCCTCAAT AAAACAGCAGTGCCTCAGCAGGTGGAACTGAGACATAAACGACAG GTCATCTGTAAGCTTGAGTTGGATTTGGTGATGGTCTATGGAAGCCTGGGTTATGGATACTCCCATCAG TTGATTCACCCAAAGAAGAACTTGGAGGGGGTTGTGGAGCGGTCCATCTTTCTACGCTGTCTTCCTCCAGACCATCGCAAAGATTCCCACTT TAATGTGATCACCCCGATACCAGTGCCATACACTGACTTCGTAGGAGCCTTGTTGAAAAGAGACGCCACTGGTTTTACAAAGACGTCCATCAGCCTGCCTGGAGTCCCTCCCATCGTCATGGAGATGCTGGAGAAAAGGGGCAG GATTCTACAGCTGCATGAAGCTATGGAGGCCTGTCAGTCATCGGAGGAGGAAGTCAAGTTCCTGGAAAAGCTGGTGATGAGGAAAGGACCTCGATCCGAAACCACCTGGAGGATGAACAAGACAGGCAAA GGTCTCTCCAAATGGAAGACAGCATCCCCCATGATCTCTAACGTGATGAGTTTTGCTCACTCTGCCAAAAAGGACATGCCTGACG ATCAAATCCCCATGACAGCTCCAACTCTGATGAAGAGTGTCCCTGTTTCACAGGCAAGCTGCTGA
- the nhej1 gene encoding non-homologous end-joining factor 1, protein MEREARDGSDLLGCLWTPVYISGSHLLAKTWFGDTAYHILLTDLHSVWEERMDSIAIQDRAQELNRRLRAPVQAFFSHLCKVALPSLSGEQGAGVEEEEVKRAEVAHISLTRQAGDISMKLKSELAGLPFYWEFRCTLAPLALVCRQLVRPLLLMSRLLQRQVGQLGDLLVRKDMEIQDYRENGAVLSRERLQTEAFEEQSYRESFFTQALPQLRLPQGGFGFDPDLQQLYTAVTTRGNANARKRKLSEQNAQDQGDPSAQSQDPGPSFNPPPEREAGSCEPSLGENPPTGLGAQAGATEPTRPTAPQAGSDMSASSDRPASRPRKKKAVGLFR, encoded by the exons ATGGAGAGAGAAGCTAGAGATGGCAGTGATCTCCTTGGATGTCTGTGGACCCCGGTGTATATCAGTGGATCACATCTCCTGGCCAAGACCTGGTTTGGGGACACCGCCTACCACATTCTGCTGACCGACCTGCacagtgtgtgggaggagaggatggacagCATAGCTATTCAGGACCGAGCGCAG gaGCTGAACCGGCGCCTGCGCGCCCCAGTGCAGGCCTTCTTCTCCCACTTGTGTAAGGTGGCCCTGCCCAGTCTGTCTGGTGAGCAGGGcgctggggtggaggaggaggaggtaaagagagCCGAAGTGGcgcacatctctctcacacgccaGGCCGGTGACATCAGCATGAAGCTGAAGAGCGAGCTCGCCGGCCTGCCCTTCTACTGGGAGTTCCGCTGCACCCTCGCCCCCCTGGCATTG GTGTGCAGGCAGCTGGTGCGCCCCCTGCTGCTGATGAGCAGGCTACTGCAGAGGCAGGTGGGCCAGCTGGGAGACCTGCTGGTCAGGAAAGACATGGAGATCCAGGATTACAGGGAGAATGGAGCCGTGTTaagcagag AACGTTTACAGACCGAAGCCTTTGAGGAGCAAAGCTACCGAGAGAGCTTCTTCACACAG gctCTTCCCCAGCTGCGGCTCCCCCAGGGTGGGTTCGGGTTCGACCCAGATCTCCAGCAGCTCTACACGGCCGTCACCACACGCGGCAACGCCAATGCCCGCAAGAGGAAGCTGTCTGAGCAGAACGCCCAGGACCAGGGTGACCCCTCCGCTCAGAGCCAGGACCCAGGCCCCAGCTTCAACCCACCCCCAG agagagaggctgggagctgTGAACCCAGTCTTGGGGAGAACCCCCCCACCGGCCTGGGGGCCCAAGCTGGAGCCACGGAACCCACCAGACCTACTGCACCACAG GCTGGATCTGATATGTCTGCTAGCTCAGACAGACCCGCCTCCAGACCCAGGAAGAAGAAGGCGGTCGGGCTGTTTAGGTGA
- the ihhb gene encoding indian hedgehog B protein — MRLPSLVTCLAWCALILSPVGESCGPGRGYGKRRSPRKLAPLSLKQFSPNVAEKTLGASGRYEGKITRNSERFKELAPNYNPDIIFKDEEKTGADRMMTQRCKDKLNSLAISVMNLWPGVRLRVTEGWDEDGHHSEESLHYEGRAVDITTSDRDRNKYAMLARLAVEAGFDWVYYESKAHVHCSVKSEHSVAAKSGGCFPGGAMVTLEDGGQRAMRDLKASERVLVSSGSDGSGDLAYSEVLTFLDRDPLTWKQFYMIRTEGGGSLSLTAAHLLFVSEGNCTEGTVPPPGALRTIFASDAQLGQCLITAKTQEGERHSAARLSRITQVVVREDRGAYAPLTRQGTVVVDGAVVSCYAVVDHQTLAHWAFYPLRLLHRWTGTTGHHGDGLHWYSQILYWLGTLVLDSEHFHPWGMEEPGK; from the exons ATGCGGCTCCCTTCGCTGGTGACGTGCCTCGCCTGGTGCGCCCTGATTCTCTCGCCGGTCGGTGAGAGCTGCGGACCGGGAAGGGGATATGGCAAAAGGCGGTCCCCAAGAAAACTTGCACCACTTTCCTTGAAGCAGTTCAGCCCTAATGTCGCCGAGAAGACTTTGGGAGCAAGTGGCAGATATGAAGGGAAAATTACCCGGAACTCCGAGCGCTTCAAGGAGCTCGCTCCGAATTACAACCCGGACATCATTTTCAAAGATGAAGAGAAGACAGGTGCTGACCGCATGATGACTCAG CGCTGTAAGGATAAGCTCAACTCGCTGGCCATCTCAGTGATGAACCTGTGGCCCGGCGTGCGCCTGCGGGTCACCGAGGGCTGGGACGAGGACGGCCACCACTCGGAGGAGTCGCTGCACTACGAGGGCCGGGCCGTGGACATCACCACGTCAGACCGCGACCGCAACAAGTACGCCATGCTGGCCCGGCTGGCGGTGGAGGCCGGCTTCGACTGGGTCTACTACGAGTCCAAGGCCCACGTGCACTGCAGTGTCAAGTCAg AGCATTCGGTGGCGGCCAAGTCAGGAGGCTGTTTCCCCGGAGGGGCGATGGTGACCTTAGAGGACGGGGGTCAAAGGGCGATGCGGGACCTGAAGGCGAGTGAGCGAGTTCTTGTTTCGTCTGGCAGCGACGGCAGCGGGGATCTGGCATACAGCGAGGTCCTCACCTTCCTGGACCGTGACCCCTTAACCTGGAAGCAGTTCTACATGATCAGGACAGAAGGGGGGGGCAGCCTGTCCCTCACAGCAGCCCATCTTCTGTTTGTCTCAGAAGGAAACTGCACCGAGGGGACAGTGCCCCCTCCTGGTGCTTTGAGGACAATATTTGCCAGCGACGCTCAACTAGGACAGTGCTTGATAACCGCAAAGactcaggagggagagagacacagcgcaGCGCGTCTCTCGCGGATCACACAGGTCGTagtcagggaggacaggggtgcATATGCACCCCTCACGAGGCAGGGGACCGTGGTGGTGGACGGGGCGGTGGTGTCGTGCTACGCGGTAGTGGATCACCAGACTCTGGCCCACTGGGCGTTCTACCCGCTCCGCTTGTTGCATCGATGGACGGGCACCACCGGTCATCATGGAGATGGACTCCATTGGTATTCTCAGATCCTCTATTGGCTGGGCACCCTGGTACTGGACTCTGAACACTTCCACCCCTGGGGAATGGAGGAGCCTGGAAAGTGA